A window of the Helianthus annuus cultivar XRQ/B chromosome 4, HanXRQr2.0-SUNRISE, whole genome shotgun sequence genome harbors these coding sequences:
- the LOC110936828 gene encoding protein TIME FOR COFFEE isoform X2, with protein sequence MDRNREGRRGTNMAAPPNGLSSSRRRHRSSSLRDSPDEDGAVEMQEPGRLRDRGMVKKDNNRERDRDRERERSSRSKRRRENRMMIHHTTTGSNRDDTTSESVNEEEEEDDDAGNGGGLRMLHPPSVSTSNHHNHNSSSSSHTQQIHHRKSFPPSANKVLRAAPPAAPPAWKAADEMIGVSVPRKARSASAKRSHDQIHRQSSDSPVRLASPAPAAPPSPSSSNVSVRKKMKANGGGSKPRPPKSSSKSSSSNPEELEIEIAEVLYGLMTQSQAPSKKEIPSNDSSMKFDSNKSSSDTKSRVSSPISNSTALPQNSTSLSTVAPKRKRPRQVSDNPVSSSIKTEIEHHQRLQSPKTDISSPYLENNSPDSAAAGGGENGVSSFGFTTLPGQKVTSLSSEPSVAAPQPPAAEEERKCGVGAVLTKEEVEKESHMVKLNDGNSKIEAVITTAASTTVINLKIANPETQSQKDEKFEIDLMAPPPQQRTSHGSDGVDNDFSDHRQMATQETSKSKEDDKLRKSDTEEQKPGRIQESGESLKQAVNEDINIQLNIDMEKPNKGCAGMVSGSSNRSLQQVLLKHQHLSAKSETHTEKTAQSSSLPMSMSVTNWPQMGYVAPLQGVISMDGNTMASAPIQPLFTNPRPKRCATHCYIARNIHCNQQFMKMNPFWPAASGSAAPMFGAKPCNLNVMPSTELHANIPQSMQDKGQAVGIFPGYTTGKDTKSSQPATITDPAQRKQVLLQQAMPPVAPNNVLHGPAFIFPFNQQQAVAASASVRPGSSKLTTSTAAGGLGAASGAANSATVSSSTTATAPALSFNYPNITANETQYLAILQNNPYSFPMPAVGAPPNYRPSPHAQAMPLFNGSFYSSQMIHPSQVPQQPQQATPPTQAQNHRPSQSHQTHQNSSGSTSSSHKHLQAQQRQQGSGATAVNGSGSGNAGSLHNSYHAAAHKSRSQQSSQQQNQHMNPALQVRHLESDVTGGEDSPSTADSRVSRAANTMSVYSHNFSMPGHSKAFPQMDHPNGALTKATGAGVTASANSSDKKQQQQPSQQQQPSQQQGLKRGGAESSLPPQTFAMSFAAPMNGTTGNISSMAQNHAIFQSLPESLRQSYMMAAPTAAAHQSQQKDFRISEEAARTGHDSSNADEDRKVSSGLTAKSGQSIAFSRPDLVADASGSNNRSSRSPISTSMGAAAQSSHPLHAHYQPQQYALQLQKQQQQNQNMNNARGKNQPPSNGSAYPEHLITSSSSMAAKFPNSISSFPLQTSNTSSSPVQSPQWRNPARGPTTAQVPSSHASATTTSSLKNNLHQSQQQSSRSHPQSHTQISFGATASPKLQSTTSVQMQQQQQQNQNPSSNSGNQSPSPPMLVGSPTTSISKGSGGGGSPRTNASASTSGRTGQASSLSSSQPAKNPPVGTQRSSSPSILGNPNNSNSTKSQQLQQKQTLHQQKVQAMMMYGQPYMQVQQHTQAQQHGASSMPPAQMMMYTHPIRLQQQSSQQSSSSTAMLSLCPPVTHANTTTSDPAKAIAAATSMMNHPQYGAAAAQSQMPAGFPPYVHNASAAASVQVKPTEQKQPAA encoded by the exons ATGGATAGAAATAGAGAAGGAAGGCGAGGTACTAATATGGCCGCACCTCCGAACGGTTTATCTTCCTCACGGCGGAGACACCGAAGCAGCAGTTTACGAGATTCACCTG ATGAAGACGGAGCGGTGGAGATGCAGGAACCAGGTAGGTTACGAGACAGAGGTATGGTGAAGAAAGATAATAATCGAGAACGAGATCGGGATCGAGAACGGGAGCGGTCGAGTCGGAGTAAAAGAAGGAGAGAGAATAGGATGATGATTCATCATACAACTACGGGGAGTAATAGAGACGATACGACGTCGGAGAGTGTGaatgaagaggaagaagaggatgatgacgCCGGAAATGGTGGCGGTTTGCGGATGTTGCATCCGCCGTCAGTTTCGACTAGTAATCATCATAATCataattcttcttcttcttctcatactcaacAGATTCATCACCGGAAGAGTTTTCCTCCATCGGCTAATAAAGTGCTCAGAGCTGCTCCTCCGGCGGCACCGCCGGCTTGGAAGGCTGCCGACGAAATGATTGGTGTATCGGTGCCGAGAAAAGCTCGGTCAG CATCTGCAAAGCGGTCTCACGATCAAATTCACCGGCAATCTTCGGATTCACCTGTACGGCTGGCTTCACCTGCGCCGGCGGCTCCTCCTTCACCTTCATCATCCAACGTGTCAGTTAGAAAAAAGATG AAAGCGAATGGAGGAGGATCGAAACCGAGACCACCAAAATCGTCATCAAAGTCGTCATCTTCTAATCCTGAGGAGCTTGAAATCGAGATAGCTGAGGTTTTATATGGTCTCATGACTCAGTCACAAGCTCCATCTAAGAAAGAAATCCCATCTAACGATTCATCAATGAAATTCGATTCAAATAAGTCAAGTAGTGACACCAAATCTAGAGTTTCTTCTCCTATCTCAAACTCAACAGCTCTACCGCAAAATTCAACGTCTTTGTCAACTGTTG CACCAAAGAGGAAGAGACCACGGCAAGTATCAGACAATCCGGTTTCTTCTTCGATAAAAACCGAGATTGAACATCATCAGCGTCTCCAGTCTCCCAAGACAGATATTTCTTCTCCTTATTTGGAAAACAATAGCCCAGAttctgctgctgctggtggtggtgagaATGGTGTTTCTTCCTTTGGTTTCACCACTTTGCCCGGTCAAAAGGTAACGTCTCTATCATCGGAGCCATCGGTGGCGGCGCCACAGCCGCCGGCGGCAGAAGAGGAGAGGAAATGTGGTGTGGGTGCAGTGTTGACTAAAGAAGAGGTTGAGAAGGAATCTCATATGGTCAAATTAAATGATGGAAATAGTAAAATTGAAGCTGTGATTACGACAGCTGCATCTACTACAGTTATCAATCT aaAAATAGCTAATCCGGAGACTCAAAGTCAAAAGGATGAAAAGTTTGAAATAGATCTGATG GCTCCACCTCCTCAACAAAGAACATCTCATGGAAGTGATGGTGTCGACAATGATTTTTCTGATCACAGGCAGATGGCAACccag GAAACAAGCAAAAGTAAGGAAGATGACAAGCTCAGGAAGAGTGACACCGAGGAGCAGAAGCCGGGGAGAATTCAAGAATCCGGAGAATCATTAAAGCAAGCCGTTAATGAAGACATTAATATCCAACTCAATATCGATATGGAAAAACCCAATAAGGGTTGTGCCGGCATGGTAAGTGGTAGCAGCAACAGATCGCTACAACAAGTTCTTCTTAAACATCAGCATTTATCAGCTAAATCTGAAACCCACACAGAGAAGACAG CTCAATCCAGTTCTCTACCAATGTCTATGTCGGTGACGAACTGGCCTCAAATGGG GTATGTTGCGCCTTTGCAGGGGGTCATATCCATGGATGGGAACACAATGGCTTCGGCACCAATTCAG CCGCTATTTACAAATCCACGGCCAAAAAGGTGTGCGACACACTGCTACATTGCAAGGAACATTCATTGCAATCAGCAATTCATGAAGATGAACCCATTTTGGCCAGCTGCATCGGGATCTGCCGCCCCTATGTTTGGAGCCAAACCTTGCAATCTAAATGTCATGCCTTCTACTGAGCTACATGCAAACATTCCACAGTCCATGCAAGACAAGGGTCAGGCTGTCGGCATCTTCCCAGGTTACACCACCGGAAAAGACACCAAGTCTTCCCAACCCGCAACCATCACTGACCCTGCCCAGAGAAAacaagttttgcttcagcaagcaatGCCGCCAGTCGCTCCCAACAATGTACTT CATGGGCCTGCTTTCATCTTCCCCTTTAACCAGCAACAGGCAGTGGCGGCCTCTGCTTCTGTGCGACCCGGCTCTTCTAAGCTTAcaaccagcacagcagcaggTGGTTTGGGTGCTGCTTCAGGTGCAGCCAATTCAGCTACAGTGAGTTCCTCGACTACAGCAACTGCCCCTGCATTGAGCTTTAATTACCCGAATATAACTGCCAATGAAACCCAGTACTTGGCAATTTTGCAGAACAATCCCTACTCTTTCCCAATGCCTGCAGTAGGAGCCCCTCCAAATTATAGACCCAGTCCTCATGCCCAAGCCATGCCTCTGTTCAATGGCTCGTTCTATTCTTCACAGATGATACACCCATCTCAAGTTCCACAACAACCCCAGCAAGCTACTCCACCAACTCAAGCTCAAAATCATCGCCCTTCTCAGTCCCATCAAACCCACCAGAACAGTAGCGGTTCCACATCATCATCACACAAACATTTGCAAGCTCAACAGCGGCAGCAAGGGAGTGGTGCTACCGCTGTAAATGGTAGTGGCAGTGGGAACGCTGGGAGTTTGCACAACAGCTATCATGCTGCTGCCCATAAAAGCCGATCGCAACAATCTTCTCAGCAGCAGAACCAGCACATGAACCCAGCTCTGCAAGTAAGGCATCTCGAAAGTGATGTGACTGGTGGTGAGGATAGTCCTTCGACTGCTGATAGTAGAGTCTCGCGGGCAGCAAACACAATGAGTGTTTACAGTCATAATTTTTCTATGCCGGGTCATTCTAAAGCATTTCCTCAGATGGACCACCCTAACGGTGCACTGACCAAGGCCACTGGTGCTGGCGTGACCGCCAGTGCCAACTCAAGTGACAAGAAACAACAGCAACAGCCGTCACAACAGCAACAACCGTCACAACAGCAAGGGTTAAAAAGGGGCGGTGCTGAGTCATCTCTTCCACCTCAGACTTTTGCAATGTCTTTTGCTGCTCCTATGAATGGCACTACTGGTAACATATCTTCTATGGCTCAGAACCATGCCATTTTCCAAAGCTTGCCGGAATCGTTACGACAAAGTTATATGATGGCAGCACCTACGGCAGCAGCCCACCAATCTCAACAGAAAGATTTTAGAATATCTGAAGAGGCTGCTAGAACCGGTCATGATTCTTCCAATGCTGACGAGGACAGAAAGGTCAGTTCAGGGTTGACCGCAAAATCCGGTCAGTCTATTGCATTTTCTAGACCAGATCTTGTTGCAGATGCATCTGGTTCTAATAATCGGTCATCTCGATCTCCCATCTCAACCTCTATGGGAGCAGCTGCTCAGTCTTCTCATCCCTTACATGCTCATTATCAACCGCAGCAATATGCCCTTCAGCTTCAGAAGCAGCAACAACAGAACCAGAACATGAATAATGCTCGAGGTAAGAATCAACCGCCAAGCAATGGAAGTGCATACCCAGAGCATTTAataacttcatcttcttcaatggCTGCCAAGTTCCCAAACTCCATCTCATCTTTTCCACTCCAAACCAGCAACACCAGTAGCTCGCCGGTTCAATCTCCTCAGTGGAGAAACCCAGCGAGAGGCCCAACCACCGCTCAAGTTCCATCTTCTCATGCTTCAGCAACAACCACATCTTCCCTCAAGAACAACCTTCACCAATCCCAACAACAGTCGAGTAGGTCCCACCCACAATCACATACACAGATTTCTTTCGGTGCAACCGCAAGTCCGAAACTGCAATCCACCACGTCTGTACAGatgcagcagcagcagcaacagaaTCAAAACCCCAGTAGTAACAGTGGTAATCAGTCCCCTTCTCCTCCAATGCTGGTCGGCTCTCCTACAACTTCCATATCtaaaggcagtggtggtggtggaagcCCTAGAACAAATGCGTCAGCATCCACTAGTGGTAGAACAGGTCAAGCGTCTTCTTTGTCCTCATCTCAACCGGCTAAGAACCCTCCTGTAGGAACCCAGAGATCATCATCACCTTCCATTCTTGGTAACCCTAACAACTCGAATTCTACTAAATCACAACAGCTTCAACAGAAGCAAACATTACATCAGCAGAAAGTCCAGGCAATGATGATGTACGGTCAACCTTACATGCAAGTTCAGCAACATACTCAAGCTCAACAACATGGTGCCAGCTCAATGCCACCAGCCCAGATGATGATGTACACTCATCCTATTAGATTACAGCAGCAGTCGTCACagcaatcatcatcttcaacagcCATGCTGTCGCTTTGCCCACCCGTGACGCATGCAAATACCACCACTTCCGACCCTGCCAAAGCAATTGCTGCAGCCACTAGTATGATGAACCACCCTCAGTATGGCGCTGCAGCTGCACAGTCGCAAATGCCTGCTGGTTTCCCTCCGTATGTTCACAACGCCTCTGCTGCAGCTTCAGTTCAGGTCAAACCTACAGAGCAAAAACAACCGGCCG CCTGA
- the LOC110936828 gene encoding protein TIME FOR COFFEE isoform X3, which translates to MDRNREGRRGTNMAAPPNGLSSSRRRHRSSSLRDSPDEDGAVEMQEPGRLRDRGMVKKDNNRERDRDRERERSSRSKRRRENRMMIHHTTTGSNRDDTTSESVNEEEEEDDDAGNGGGLRMLHPPSVSTSNHHNHNSSSSSHTQQIHHRKSFPPSANKVLRAAPPAAPPAWKAADEMIGVSVPRKARSASAKRSHDQIHRQSSDSPVRLASPAPAAPPSPSSSNVSVRKKMKANGGGSKPRPPKSSSKSSSSNPEELEIEIAEVLYGLMTQSQAPSKKEIPSNDSSMKFDSNKSSSDTKSRVSSPISNSTALPQNSTSLSTVAPKRKRPRQVSDNPVSSSIKTEIEHHQRLQSPKTDISSPYLENNSPDSAAAGGGENGVSSFGFTTLPGQKVTSLSSEPSVAAPQPPAAEEERKCGVGAVLTKEEVEKESHMVKLNDGNSKIEAVITTAASTTVINLKIANPETQSQKDEKFEIDLMAPPPQQRTSHGSDGVDNDFSDHRQMATQETSKSKEDDKLRKSDTEEQKPGRIQESGESLKQAVNEDINIQLNIDMEKPNKGCAGMVSGSSNRSLQQVLLKHQHLSAKSETHTEKTAQSSSLPMSMSVTNWPQMGYVAPLQGVISMDGNTMASAPIQPLFTNPRPKRCATHCYIARNIHCNQQFMKMNPFWPAASGSAAPMFGAKPCNLNVMPSTELHANIPQSMQDKGQAVGIFPGYTTGKDTKSSQPATITDPAQRKQVLLQQAMPPVAPNNVLHGPAFIFPFNQQQAVAASASVRPGSSKLTTSTAAGGLGAASGAANSATNNPYSFPMPAVGAPPNYRPSPHAQAMPLFNGSFYSSQMIHPSQVPQQPQQATPPTQAQNHRPSQSHQTHQNSSGSTSSSHKHLQAQQRQQGSGATAVNGSGSGNAGSLHNSYHAAAHKSRSQQSSQQQNQHMNPALQVRHLESDVTGGEDSPSTADSRVSRAANTMSVYSHNFSMPGHSKAFPQMDHPNGALTKATGAGVTASANSSDKKQQQQPSQQQQPSQQQGLKRGGAESSLPPQTFAMSFAAPMNGTTGNISSMAQNHAIFQSLPESLRQSYMMAAPTAAAHQSQQKDFRISEEAARTGHDSSNADEDRKVSSGLTAKSGQSIAFSRPDLVADASGSNNRSSRSPISTSMGAAAQSSHPLHAHYQPQQYALQLQKQQQQNQNMNNARGKNQPPSNGSAYPEHLITSSSSMAAKFPNSISSFPLQTSNTSSSPVQSPQWRNPARGPTTAQVPSSHASATTTSSLKNNLHQSQQQSSRSHPQSHTQISFGATASPKLQSTTSVQMQQQQQQNQNPSSNSGNQSPSPPMLVGSPTTSISKGSGGGGSPRTNASASTSGRTGQASSLSSSQPAKNPPVGTQRSSSPSILGNPNNSNSTKSQQLQQKQTLHQQKVQAMMMYGQPYMQVQQHTQAQQHGASSMPPAQMMMYTHPIRLQQQSSQQSSSSTAMLSLCPPVTHANTTTSDPAKAIAAATSMMNHPQYGAAAAQSQMPAGFPPYVHNASAAASVQVKPTEQKQPAGNDSLRVSQPEKK; encoded by the exons ATGGATAGAAATAGAGAAGGAAGGCGAGGTACTAATATGGCCGCACCTCCGAACGGTTTATCTTCCTCACGGCGGAGACACCGAAGCAGCAGTTTACGAGATTCACCTG ATGAAGACGGAGCGGTGGAGATGCAGGAACCAGGTAGGTTACGAGACAGAGGTATGGTGAAGAAAGATAATAATCGAGAACGAGATCGGGATCGAGAACGGGAGCGGTCGAGTCGGAGTAAAAGAAGGAGAGAGAATAGGATGATGATTCATCATACAACTACGGGGAGTAATAGAGACGATACGACGTCGGAGAGTGTGaatgaagaggaagaagaggatgatgacgCCGGAAATGGTGGCGGTTTGCGGATGTTGCATCCGCCGTCAGTTTCGACTAGTAATCATCATAATCataattcttcttcttcttctcatactcaacAGATTCATCACCGGAAGAGTTTTCCTCCATCGGCTAATAAAGTGCTCAGAGCTGCTCCTCCGGCGGCACCGCCGGCTTGGAAGGCTGCCGACGAAATGATTGGTGTATCGGTGCCGAGAAAAGCTCGGTCAG CATCTGCAAAGCGGTCTCACGATCAAATTCACCGGCAATCTTCGGATTCACCTGTACGGCTGGCTTCACCTGCGCCGGCGGCTCCTCCTTCACCTTCATCATCCAACGTGTCAGTTAGAAAAAAGATG AAAGCGAATGGAGGAGGATCGAAACCGAGACCACCAAAATCGTCATCAAAGTCGTCATCTTCTAATCCTGAGGAGCTTGAAATCGAGATAGCTGAGGTTTTATATGGTCTCATGACTCAGTCACAAGCTCCATCTAAGAAAGAAATCCCATCTAACGATTCATCAATGAAATTCGATTCAAATAAGTCAAGTAGTGACACCAAATCTAGAGTTTCTTCTCCTATCTCAAACTCAACAGCTCTACCGCAAAATTCAACGTCTTTGTCAACTGTTG CACCAAAGAGGAAGAGACCACGGCAAGTATCAGACAATCCGGTTTCTTCTTCGATAAAAACCGAGATTGAACATCATCAGCGTCTCCAGTCTCCCAAGACAGATATTTCTTCTCCTTATTTGGAAAACAATAGCCCAGAttctgctgctgctggtggtggtgagaATGGTGTTTCTTCCTTTGGTTTCACCACTTTGCCCGGTCAAAAGGTAACGTCTCTATCATCGGAGCCATCGGTGGCGGCGCCACAGCCGCCGGCGGCAGAAGAGGAGAGGAAATGTGGTGTGGGTGCAGTGTTGACTAAAGAAGAGGTTGAGAAGGAATCTCATATGGTCAAATTAAATGATGGAAATAGTAAAATTGAAGCTGTGATTACGACAGCTGCATCTACTACAGTTATCAATCT aaAAATAGCTAATCCGGAGACTCAAAGTCAAAAGGATGAAAAGTTTGAAATAGATCTGATG GCTCCACCTCCTCAACAAAGAACATCTCATGGAAGTGATGGTGTCGACAATGATTTTTCTGATCACAGGCAGATGGCAACccag GAAACAAGCAAAAGTAAGGAAGATGACAAGCTCAGGAAGAGTGACACCGAGGAGCAGAAGCCGGGGAGAATTCAAGAATCCGGAGAATCATTAAAGCAAGCCGTTAATGAAGACATTAATATCCAACTCAATATCGATATGGAAAAACCCAATAAGGGTTGTGCCGGCATGGTAAGTGGTAGCAGCAACAGATCGCTACAACAAGTTCTTCTTAAACATCAGCATTTATCAGCTAAATCTGAAACCCACACAGAGAAGACAG CTCAATCCAGTTCTCTACCAATGTCTATGTCGGTGACGAACTGGCCTCAAATGGG GTATGTTGCGCCTTTGCAGGGGGTCATATCCATGGATGGGAACACAATGGCTTCGGCACCAATTCAG CCGCTATTTACAAATCCACGGCCAAAAAGGTGTGCGACACACTGCTACATTGCAAGGAACATTCATTGCAATCAGCAATTCATGAAGATGAACCCATTTTGGCCAGCTGCATCGGGATCTGCCGCCCCTATGTTTGGAGCCAAACCTTGCAATCTAAATGTCATGCCTTCTACTGAGCTACATGCAAACATTCCACAGTCCATGCAAGACAAGGGTCAGGCTGTCGGCATCTTCCCAGGTTACACCACCGGAAAAGACACCAAGTCTTCCCAACCCGCAACCATCACTGACCCTGCCCAGAGAAAacaagttttgcttcagcaagcaatGCCGCCAGTCGCTCCCAACAATGTACTT CATGGGCCTGCTTTCATCTTCCCCTTTAACCAGCAACAGGCAGTGGCGGCCTCTGCTTCTGTGCGACCCGGCTCTTCTAAGCTTAcaaccagcacagcagcaggTGGTTTGGGTGCTGCTTCAGGTGCAGCCAATTCAGCTACA AACAATCCCTACTCTTTCCCAATGCCTGCAGTAGGAGCCCCTCCAAATTATAGACCCAGTCCTCATGCCCAAGCCATGCCTCTGTTCAATGGCTCGTTCTATTCTTCACAGATGATACACCCATCTCAAGTTCCACAACAACCCCAGCAAGCTACTCCACCAACTCAAGCTCAAAATCATCGCCCTTCTCAGTCCCATCAAACCCACCAGAACAGTAGCGGTTCCACATCATCATCACACAAACATTTGCAAGCTCAACAGCGGCAGCAAGGGAGTGGTGCTACCGCTGTAAATGGTAGTGGCAGTGGGAACGCTGGGAGTTTGCACAACAGCTATCATGCTGCTGCCCATAAAAGCCGATCGCAACAATCTTCTCAGCAGCAGAACCAGCACATGAACCCAGCTCTGCAAGTAAGGCATCTCGAAAGTGATGTGACTGGTGGTGAGGATAGTCCTTCGACTGCTGATAGTAGAGTCTCGCGGGCAGCAAACACAATGAGTGTTTACAGTCATAATTTTTCTATGCCGGGTCATTCTAAAGCATTTCCTCAGATGGACCACCCTAACGGTGCACTGACCAAGGCCACTGGTGCTGGCGTGACCGCCAGTGCCAACTCAAGTGACAAGAAACAACAGCAACAGCCGTCACAACAGCAACAACCGTCACAACAGCAAGGGTTAAAAAGGGGCGGTGCTGAGTCATCTCTTCCACCTCAGACTTTTGCAATGTCTTTTGCTGCTCCTATGAATGGCACTACTGGTAACATATCTTCTATGGCTCAGAACCATGCCATTTTCCAAAGCTTGCCGGAATCGTTACGACAAAGTTATATGATGGCAGCACCTACGGCAGCAGCCCACCAATCTCAACAGAAAGATTTTAGAATATCTGAAGAGGCTGCTAGAACCGGTCATGATTCTTCCAATGCTGACGAGGACAGAAAGGTCAGTTCAGGGTTGACCGCAAAATCCGGTCAGTCTATTGCATTTTCTAGACCAGATCTTGTTGCAGATGCATCTGGTTCTAATAATCGGTCATCTCGATCTCCCATCTCAACCTCTATGGGAGCAGCTGCTCAGTCTTCTCATCCCTTACATGCTCATTATCAACCGCAGCAATATGCCCTTCAGCTTCAGAAGCAGCAACAACAGAACCAGAACATGAATAATGCTCGAGGTAAGAATCAACCGCCAAGCAATGGAAGTGCATACCCAGAGCATTTAataacttcatcttcttcaatggCTGCCAAGTTCCCAAACTCCATCTCATCTTTTCCACTCCAAACCAGCAACACCAGTAGCTCGCCGGTTCAATCTCCTCAGTGGAGAAACCCAGCGAGAGGCCCAACCACCGCTCAAGTTCCATCTTCTCATGCTTCAGCAACAACCACATCTTCCCTCAAGAACAACCTTCACCAATCCCAACAACAGTCGAGTAGGTCCCACCCACAATCACATACACAGATTTCTTTCGGTGCAACCGCAAGTCCGAAACTGCAATCCACCACGTCTGTACAGatgcagcagcagcagcaacagaaTCAAAACCCCAGTAGTAACAGTGGTAATCAGTCCCCTTCTCCTCCAATGCTGGTCGGCTCTCCTACAACTTCCATATCtaaaggcagtggtggtggtggaagcCCTAGAACAAATGCGTCAGCATCCACTAGTGGTAGAACAGGTCAAGCGTCTTCTTTGTCCTCATCTCAACCGGCTAAGAACCCTCCTGTAGGAACCCAGAGATCATCATCACCTTCCATTCTTGGTAACCCTAACAACTCGAATTCTACTAAATCACAACAGCTTCAACAGAAGCAAACATTACATCAGCAGAAAGTCCAGGCAATGATGATGTACGGTCAACCTTACATGCAAGTTCAGCAACATACTCAAGCTCAACAACATGGTGCCAGCTCAATGCCACCAGCCCAGATGATGATGTACACTCATCCTATTAGATTACAGCAGCAGTCGTCACagcaatcatcatcttcaacagcCATGCTGTCGCTTTGCCCACCCGTGACGCATGCAAATACCACCACTTCCGACCCTGCCAAAGCAATTGCTGCAGCCACTAGTATGATGAACCACCCTCAGTATGGCGCTGCAGCTGCACAGTCGCAAATGCCTGCTGGTTTCCCTCCGTATGTTCACAACGCCTCTGCTGCAGCTTCAGTTCAGGTCAAACCTACAGAGCAAAAACAACCGGCCG GAAATGACAGTTTGCGTGTGTCGCAGCCTGAGAAGAAATAG